GTAGGCTTCTTTGGTCGCAGTCTCCTTGACCCGTGAAAATGCCCGCACCAAAGCAGTCAGCGTCCCCAAAGCATCGTCTCGCTCGCGGTCGGCTTGGTCCAAACTGGTCACCAAGCGACTAGCTTTCGTCTGATGAAGCCCCTCCTGAAACTTAGCCAAATGCTGGCTCATCTCTTCCAGCTTGCTCGTATAAATACTTTCAACCTTGTGTGCCTTGTTAAAAGCAGCAATCGCCTCTTTCGATTCGGTCATGAGCTGGGAAAATTCGTTGTTCTCCAAATTGCGTACCGTTAAACTAATGATTCCGTATTCTTTTGTCATAAACTCCTCTTTCTTCGCGTGTTTTTTAGTTTTTTGCTTTAAAATCGCTCAGAACATATGTAAATGTTCGTCTTTTGCTCTAAAAATTCAAATCACACATGTGTGATTTGTTTTTTTTACTCCTAGACAAGAAATTCTTCATGTGAAATTTCTTGTTTTAGAGTTGGGAAAGTTGATTCTTTGTGTGGGATAGTGTTTTAAAATAGTAAAAATCAAAAATACCTCTGCAAATCCATTCTTGTTTTATTAAAATGGAGTGTTGCTGTTTCCTCTGCAAGTGATGCTTCATTTGCTATTATTTTGTATGCTGGAGGAAAATACTGAAGAAGTGCATCTGACTCAAACATTGTTAAGTCTCCAATATCTTTTAAAATGGGATTGACATTTTTTTCTTGTTCATTTCTATCATAATCACTGTCATAATCTAAGAAATAATTCGATTCGTTTTTAAAATCATTATACATTTTATCATCAAAAAGACTAATGAATCGATGATAAATAAAATTAAGTTCAAACCAAGCTTTTCTGTAGGGATTACCAAAAATGGTTTGTGCAACCTTAACTGACATAAGCTCGTCAAATCCTTGGGACATCAGTACCTGTTTTAAATAACCAAATATGAACCAATCTTTAATTTTAGTTCTTTCAAGAGGGTTATCAAACTCTAAATCCCAGTTAGGATTATAATCAGGATTTACTATAGTTGGAATCACAAACCTTCCATGTGCCGCTGCATTTCTTATAATTCTTAAATCTGAAAGTACTGTTTTATGTAAAACAATATCTCTGACAAAAGGAGTTAATAAACGTCCCCCTGTAGAAATACTTTCTTTTGAAAAATCATCAAACTTAACAAGCAAAGATTCTAAAGTACTCAAATCCATTTGATCCATTAAGTCATCTAATGGTATTATATCGCAATTAATATAATCAAATTTATCTGAGTAACTTAGATACTTATATCGATCTTGAGCTCTCTTATATTGCCCCTTCTTAACATCATCGGTTGAATTTTTCCAATATCTTACAACTTTAGCAGCGATATCATCCCCACCTTCTCTCTGAGTAGATAACCTGCTTAATAAGCTTTTGTATGAATTTTCAATCCCTAATATCCATCTTAATATCTTTTCTCTAAATACTTTATCAATATCGTTAATTTTCACAATATGTTTTACATCAATTTTTTTTAAATTACCTAAGTTTTTTTCGATAAAAAGACCATTAACAAGATAATCTAACATATAAGGTTGAAAGCCTATTTTTTTCAGATATTCATATAAAATAGCATCATCGTCCACCAAAACAAAATCATAAAAATGTTTTAACTTAGAAGCAATAAACTTATCGTTTATCAATTCTGGTTCTCTAATTTCTTTCTCCATATGAATTTTGGATGGCAGTTGAATATTAAATAAATCAAATTTCTCTTTCACTTGATTCAAATAAGATTTTGATCCTCCCCGCTTTTTCTGGACTAGATTTCGGGAATCAAATCTCAACTCAACAGCTTCTCTAATTATCTTATCTCTAAGAGACACTCCCTTTTTTATATTAAACTCCACTTCTTCACTATATTCAATGTATTCAATACCATCGATTTCTTTTATCATCTCAGAAGTAAATTGAAATGGAAGCTCTTCTCCTTCTTGACCAAAGCTATCAGTAGAAATATATCCGTAATTTCTAAATAGCTTGATAATTCTTCCTTTACCTTTTTTCTTCTTGTTTTTATTTCTACCCATTTTTCACCTTCTTCAATTTATATTCTTTACTCTCCTAAAAAATAACTTCTCCACTCTCCTCCAGCGTAAACTTGACATTATCTTCAATCCATTTACGGCGGGGTGGGACTTTGTCGCCCATGAGGACATTGACGCGGCGCTCGGCACGAGCCAAGTCGTCAATGGTGACGCGAATGAGGGTGCGGTTTTCAGGGTTCATAGTGGTTTCCCAAAGCTGGTCGGCGTTCATTTCCCCAAGCCCTTTGTAGCGTTGCAGCATGGCACCTTTGCCAAATTTCTTACGCAGGTCTTCTAGCTCGCCGTCCGTCCAAGCATACTCGACAACCTCGTTCTTGCCTTTGCCTTTGGACATTTTATAGAGCGGAGGCAGGGCGATATAGACATGCCCCGCTTCTACGAGTGGGCGCATGTAGCGGTAAAAGAAGGTCAGCAAGAGCGTCTGGATATGGGCACCGTCCGTATCCGCATCGGTCATGATGATAATCTTGTCGTAGTTGGCATCTTCTAGGGAGAAGTCCGATCCGACACCTGCACCAATGGTGTAAATCATGGTGTTGATTTCTTCATTTTTGAGAATATCCGCCATTTTAGCCTTGGCGGTATTGATGACCTTACCGCGTAGGGGCAGAATCGCCTGAAACTTGCGGTCGCGTCCTTGCTTGGCAGAGCCGCCCGCTGAATCGCCTTCGACCAGATAGAGTTCGTTTTTAGCTGGATTTTTGGATTGAGCTGGCGTTAGCTTTCCAGATAAAAGCCCCTTGTCTTTCTTGTTCTTCTTGCCACTTCGGCTTTCATCTCTCGCCTTGCGGGCTGCCTCGCGCGCATCTCTCGCCTTAATTGCCTTGCGGATGAGATTAGATGCCAATTCCCCATTTTCCAAGAGGAAGAAAGTCAACTTGTCTGACACAATCGAATCCACCGCAGGACGAGCAAGCGGACTGCCCAGCTTGTCCTTGGTCTGCCCTTCAAATTGCAAATGCTCTTCTGGCACTAAGATAGAAAGAACAGCCGCTAAGCCCTCACGGTAGTCAGAGCCTTCCAGATTTTTGTCCTTTTCTTTCAGCAAACCAGTCTTTCTTGCATAGTCATTCATGACCTTGGTAATAGCAGACTTAAGCCCCGTCTCGTGCGTTCCGCCGTCCTTGGTGCGGACGTTATTGACAAAAGAAAGGATATTGTCTGAATAACCGTCGTTGTACTGGAGAGCCACTTCCACTTGAAAACCGCCCTCTTCTCCTTCAAAATAAAGAACTGGTGTCAAAGTTTCCTTGTCTTCGTTCAGATAGCTGACAAAGTCCTGCACCCCATTTTCATAATGAAAATCAACAGACTCGCCCGTTCGCTCATCTGTCAGAGAAAGGTGAACATTTTTCAAGAGAAAGGCTGATTCATTGAGCCGCTCCGAAATGGTATTGTATTTGAAATCTATCGTTGAAAAAATCGTGTCGTCAGGCATAAAGGTCACTTTCGTACCAGATTTGGACTTAGCTGCTGTCCCAATTTTCTTCAAAGTTGTTGCTGGCTTTCCACCATTTTCAAAACGTTGTTTATAAATTGTACCGTCACGTGTGATTTCAACTTCCAGCCAGCTAGACAGCGCATTGACCACAGAAGAACCCACACCGTGCAGCCCCCCAGAGGTCTTGTAACCACCCTGACCGAATTTACCCCCAGCGTGGAGCACTGTAAAGATGACTTCTACTGTTGGGATGCCCATAGCGTGCATACCGACTGGCATTCCCCGACCGTGGTCTGCCACAGTCAAACTCCCGTCTTTGTGAATGGTCACGTCAATCTTATCACCAAAGCCAGACAGAGCCTCGTCAACTGCATTGTCAACAATTTCCCAGACCAAATGGTGAAGCCCAGTTGCATCCGTTGATCCGATATACATACCAGGACGCTTACGAACCGCGTCCAATCCTTCTAATACTTGAATGGCATCATCATTGTAATTGTTAATATTGATTTCCTTTTTTGCCACAAGGAACCTCCTGAATCATTCATCCTTTCTATCTTACAAGTTTTTAGCAAATTTTGCAAAGATTTTTAGAAATAGTGTATTCTTTCTGCTTCTCACCACCATTTTTTCAGCCTAGACAAATTTTATAAAATATTTCTGGTCGTTCAACTATCAAAATCAAAATTCATGGTATAATAAAAGCATGATAAAGATAGTTTTTACATTGATAGCAGCTTATTTGATTGGTTCAATCCCTGCCGGGCTTTGGATTGGACAAGTATTTTACAAGAAAAATCTCCGCGAACACGGCAGCGGAAATACAGGGACGACCAATACCTTTCGTGTCCTTGGAAAAAAAGCAGGCATCATCACCTTTATTTTTGACTTTTTTAAAGGGACATTTGCGACACTATTGCCATTTTTCCTTCATATCAACGGTATTTCTCCTCTCGTTTTTGGACTTTTAGCCGTTCTTGGGCATACCTTCCCCATTTTTGCTGAATTTAAAGGTGGTAAAGCCGTAGCAACTAGCGCAGGCGTCATTCTTGGATTTTCACCGACTTTCTTCACTTATTTAGCTGTCATCTTTTTCAGCTGCTTGTACCTGACTAGTATGATTTCCTTTTCAAGTGTGACAGCTGCTGCCTCCGCTATTCTGGGAGTCTTAATTTTCCCACTATTTGGCTTTCTTTTACCACGTTATGATGTACTCTTTACCGTAATTGTACTCGCATTAGCGCTCATCATTATCGTCCGACATAAAGATAATATCCAGCGAATTCGGATGAAACAAGAAAACCTCATTCCCTTCGGATTGAATATCACAAAACAACAACCTAAACAGAAATAAAGGGAACTCTATATAGCGCGGTTTACACCAACTGCAATAAGCAGCATTTTAAAACAAGATTTTTGTAAATTTGATAATAATAATTTATTTCTGTGTAAACAAGTATGTAATTTTAAAAATAAAAACGGAAGAAGTAATATTCTTCCATTTTTATTTAGCCTTGACTTTATCGATTTCTGAAATTGAATCTTTAAACGTAACACCTTGAATATTATGTGAGTGTCTTTTTTATAATTTCTGGCGACGTCATATCAATAACCACAAATTCATCACCTTCAAGATTCTTGTCTTTATCAACAATCGTAGAAACTTGGAAAAGACATGCACCATTGACATAATGCACTAAGACTAAGCAATGTCGACAAAATAGAAACATTTATTTTTTCTTTTTCATAATCAATCCTCTTTTATTCTTTTTTGATTCTATTATACAAGATTTTCTGGTAAAATAAAACCTTATTTAGCAACCTTTATCTTATCGTTCGCTAAAATTGTTCTAAAAAGAAAAATATTCTAACTTTTACATTAGAATATCTTATTTCACAAACATTATTTATAAACTTCTATCTTGTGAGTTTATCTGTGTCATTAAGTCCTTCAGTCCTGCTGCTCCAACGCCGTCACCTGCTTTTTCAAAACACGCCAGTGCTTTTTGTGCATAAAGCTTAGCTCTTTTTATATCTCTCTTAGCTAACATTACCTCAGCCAAGGCGCGATAAGCACAAGCATGGTTGACTAAATCATCTGTCTGCAATGCTAAATTTAGTGTTTCTTGCAAAAGCTCTTCTGCAAGATGAATATTTCCAAGTTTGAACTGTAAATATCCTTGTTCGTACAAATTGACTGATTTCTTTAGGACATCATTGGGGAAATGCTCTGTAATAATTGCAGCTTCTGTCATTATCAAGTCATAAGCTTTTTGAAAATGTTCTTCTTCTCGTTCGACCATAGCTAATTGATGCAAGCCTATATGTTGTTCTTCTAGATTCTTTTCAGACATAGCCTGAGCATAGTAGTCTTTTAAAAACTGACGAGCCAACTGAAAATCCTTTTCTTCTAAAGCAATATAAGCTTTTAAATTCAGCGTACTATAACTATCTTGGTCTATTTGATAAACGAATTGCTTGGCAAGCTGATATTGCCCGTCAAACAATGCTTGCCAGGCTTTTTGAAGTTGTTCTTCTGTCATAATTTCTCTCCTTTTATTCATAGAAAACAAAAGTCACACTTTAAAAATTATATCAAATCAGTCTCCGAGATTGCTTCTTTTACTTTTTCAATTGGCAAATGTACTAGCTCAACTTTCTTTTCGCTATATAAATAGCGCGCATAATCATCCATACGGTATTGATTGATATAAACCACTCGCTTGCAACCAACTTGTAAGAGCTGCTTTGTACAATTGAGGCAAGGGAAATGTGTGACATAAACAGTAAATCCTTTTGGGATTCCACGCTCTGCACCTTGCAAAATTGCATTTACTTCTGCATGCAAAGTCCTCACACAATGCCCGTCAACTATCAGGCATTCATGATCGATGCAGTGCTCCGTTCCTGAAACAGATCCATTATATCCTGTTGATATAACTTTATTATCCTTTACAATAACTGC
This Streptococcus anginosus DNA region includes the following protein-coding sequences:
- a CDS encoding deoxycytidylate deaminase, coding for MATKRLAWDEYFAAQALLIANRSTCKRASVGAVIVKDNKVISTGYNGSVSGTEHCIDHECLIVDGHCVRTLHAEVNAILQGAERGIPKGFTVYVTHFPCLNCTKQLLQVGCKRVVYINQYRMDDYARYLYSEKKVELVHLPIEKVKEAISETDLI
- the parE gene encoding DNA topoisomerase IV subunit B produces the protein MAKKEININNYNDDAIQVLEGLDAVRKRPGMYIGSTDATGLHHLVWEIVDNAVDEALSGFGDKIDVTIHKDGSLTVADHGRGMPVGMHAMGIPTVEVIFTVLHAGGKFGQGGYKTSGGLHGVGSSVVNALSSWLEVEITRDGTIYKQRFENGGKPATTLKKIGTAAKSKSGTKVTFMPDDTIFSTIDFKYNTISERLNESAFLLKNVHLSLTDERTGESVDFHYENGVQDFVSYLNEDKETLTPVLYFEGEEGGFQVEVALQYNDGYSDNILSFVNNVRTKDGGTHETGLKSAITKVMNDYARKTGLLKEKDKNLEGSDYREGLAAVLSILVPEEHLQFEGQTKDKLGSPLARPAVDSIVSDKLTFFLLENGELASNLIRKAIKARDAREAARKARDESRSGKKNKKDKGLLSGKLTPAQSKNPAKNELYLVEGDSAGGSAKQGRDRKFQAILPLRGKVINTAKAKMADILKNEEINTMIYTIGAGVGSDFSLEDANYDKIIIMTDADTDGAHIQTLLLTFFYRYMRPLVEAGHVYIALPPLYKMSKGKGKNEVVEYAWTDGELEDLRKKFGKGAMLQRYKGLGEMNADQLWETTMNPENRTLIRVTIDDLARAERRVNVLMGDKVPPRRKWIEDNVKFTLEESGEVIF
- a CDS encoding Abi family protein; translation: MGRNKNKKKKGKGRIIKLFRNYGYISTDSFGQEGEELPFQFTSEMIKEIDGIEYIEYSEEVEFNIKKGVSLRDKIIREAVELRFDSRNLVQKKRGGSKSYLNQVKEKFDLFNIQLPSKIHMEKEIREPELINDKFIASKLKHFYDFVLVDDDAILYEYLKKIGFQPYMLDYLVNGLFIEKNLGNLKKIDVKHIVKINDIDKVFREKILRWILGIENSYKSLLSRLSTQREGGDDIAAKVVRYWKNSTDDVKKGQYKRAQDRYKYLSYSDKFDYINCDIIPLDDLMDQMDLSTLESLLVKFDDFSKESISTGGRLLTPFVRDIVLHKTVLSDLRIIRNAAAHGRFVIPTIVNPDYNPNWDLEFDNPLERTKIKDWFIFGYLKQVLMSQGFDELMSVKVAQTIFGNPYRKAWFELNFIYHRFISLFDDKMYNDFKNESNYFLDYDSDYDRNEQEKNVNPILKDIGDLTMFESDALLQYFPPAYKIIANEASLAEETATLHFNKTRMDLQRYF
- a CDS encoding tetratricopeptide repeat protein, whose protein sequence is MTEEQLQKAWQALFDGQYQLAKQFVYQIDQDSYSTLNLKAYIALEEKDFQLARQFLKDYYAQAMSEKNLEEQHIGLHQLAMVEREEEHFQKAYDLIMTEAAIITEHFPNDVLKKSVNLYEQGYLQFKLGNIHLAEELLQETLNLALQTDDLVNHACAYRALAEVMLAKRDIKRAKLYAQKALACFEKAGDGVGAAGLKDLMTQINSQDRSL
- the plsY gene encoding glycerol-3-phosphate 1-O-acyltransferase PlsY, whose amino-acid sequence is MIKIVFTLIAAYLIGSIPAGLWIGQVFYKKNLREHGSGNTGTTNTFRVLGKKAGIITFIFDFFKGTFATLLPFFLHINGISPLVFGLLAVLGHTFPIFAEFKGGKAVATSAGVILGFSPTFFTYLAVIFFSCLYLTSMISFSSVTAAASAILGVLIFPLFGFLLPRYDVLFTVIVLALALIIIVRHKDNIQRIRMKQENLIPFGLNITKQQPKQK